One genomic segment of Pseudoalteromonas sp. GCY includes these proteins:
- a CDS encoding SIS domain-containing protein — MTKQQSIITPLPSIDPIVSLTESYVETLHKVLSNLDGVKVRQLVNTLIKMKNNGGTLYLCGNGGSAANAIHLANDFTFGISPKGNALKVEALAANSSVLTCLGNDIGYDNIFAHQLKVKANHLDILLVLSGSGNSGNIINAIEQAQNLGMTTVGILGFDGGKAKPLLDQVFHFDIQDMQISEDTQVVIGHILMKALYQELKDD; from the coding sequence ATGACTAAGCAACAAAGTATCATTACTCCGTTACCATCAATTGACCCCATAGTGTCGTTAACTGAAAGCTACGTTGAGACATTGCACAAAGTACTGAGCAACCTTGACGGGGTTAAAGTAAGACAGCTAGTCAATACCTTAATTAAGATGAAAAATAACGGAGGTACTTTGTATTTGTGTGGTAATGGCGGCTCAGCCGCAAATGCTATCCACCTCGCAAATGACTTTACTTTTGGTATCAGTCCCAAAGGCAACGCACTTAAGGTAGAAGCATTGGCTGCAAATAGCTCAGTATTGACCTGTTTAGGCAATGATATTGGTTACGACAATATTTTTGCTCATCAGCTGAAGGTAAAAGCCAATCATCTCGACATTTTGTTAGTACTCTCTGGCAGCGGAAATTCTGGAAACATTATCAATGCCATTGAACAAGCACAAAACCTCGGTATGACGACTGTTGGGATATTAGGTTTCGATGGTGGTAAGGCTAAGCCTTTGCTTGATCAGGTGTTTCACTTTGATATTCAAGATATGCAAATTTCCGAAGATACCCAAGTTGTCATTGGACATATTCTTATGAAAGCTTTATATCAGGAGTTAAAAGATGACTAG
- a CDS encoding NAD-dependent epimerase/dehydratase family protein produces MNKKTVLVTGATGYKGTVLVPKLLAKGYRVIALDTQWFGNFLAPHENLTVIKGDVRQTENIDLSTVDSIIHLASIANDPCGDLNPKLTWEVSALATMQLADKAKRAGIKQFIYASSGSVYGVKDEDQVTEDLTLEPISEYNKTKMVAERVLLSYADDMTVQIVRPATVCGLSPRQRLDVSVNMLTMQALENGKITVFGGAQVRPNIHIDDITDLYIYMLEHPEKTSGVFNAGFENISIMDIANMVKAQVDCDIEVTPSNDPRCYRINSDKLLATGFKPTKNVATAIEELIDAYRRGQLKNEDRFYNLKWMQREVL; encoded by the coding sequence ATGAATAAAAAAACCGTATTAGTTACTGGTGCTACCGGCTATAAAGGAACTGTGCTTGTTCCTAAGTTGCTGGCTAAAGGATATCGAGTTATCGCGCTGGACACCCAATGGTTTGGGAATTTCTTGGCTCCACATGAAAATCTCACCGTAATTAAAGGTGATGTTAGACAAACTGAAAATATAGACCTCTCTACTGTTGACAGCATCATTCATCTGGCTTCTATTGCTAACGATCCTTGTGGCGATTTAAACCCTAAGCTAACTTGGGAAGTCAGTGCACTCGCTACAATGCAGCTTGCTGACAAAGCGAAACGTGCTGGTATCAAACAGTTTATCTATGCCTCTTCTGGAAGTGTTTATGGCGTGAAAGACGAAGATCAGGTTACTGAAGACTTAACGTTAGAACCTATTTCCGAGTACAACAAGACAAAAATGGTCGCAGAAAGAGTACTACTTAGCTACGCCGATGACATGACCGTACAAATTGTCCGACCCGCCACGGTTTGTGGTTTATCTCCTCGTCAGCGTCTAGACGTATCCGTCAATATGTTGACGATGCAAGCACTAGAGAATGGCAAGATTACGGTCTTTGGTGGCGCACAGGTGCGGCCAAATATCCATATCGATGATATTACTGACCTGTATATTTATATGTTGGAACATCCCGAAAAAACCAGTGGTGTGTTCAATGCAGGATTTGAAAACATCTCCATTATGGACATCGCCAATATGGTAAAGGCTCAGGTCGATTGCGACATTGAAGTGACGCCATCGAACGATCCAAGATGTTACCGCATCAACTCGGATAAATTGTTGGCGACTGGATTTAAGCCCACTAAAAATGTTGCCACAGCGATTGAAGAACTGATCGACGCCTATCGCAGAGGCCAGTTAAAAAATGAAGATCGCTTCTATAACCTTAAGTGGATGCAGCGAGAAGTATTATGA
- a CDS encoding cytidylyltransferase domain-containing protein produces MAPMDKVQIIIQARMTSTRLPGKVMLPLCGKSVLQVMLERLEKWHDNIIIATTDDGSEAPIVDLCKSLDIAYFQGSTEDVLGRYYLAATKFGAKEDTAIVRLTSDCPLIDCDLVSEAIGTYLNHDFDAVSLGPHSGFPRGLDTAVFSYKLLQTTHEKATSTPDREHVTLGMSKFSSYSNYVISAMEDLSHYRLTLDEQDDYTAIKAIYEKMHGQIIFSFAELLLTLKKFPHLADINKHVEQKTV; encoded by the coding sequence ATGGCACCAATGGACAAGGTTCAAATAATTATTCAAGCGAGAATGACCTCAACGCGATTACCAGGAAAAGTGATGCTACCACTTTGCGGTAAATCGGTACTACAAGTCATGCTTGAGCGACTAGAAAAATGGCATGATAACATCATCATTGCTACCACCGATGATGGCTCGGAAGCCCCTATCGTTGACCTCTGTAAATCTCTAGACATTGCTTATTTTCAAGGTAGTACCGAGGATGTACTTGGCCGCTACTACCTTGCAGCTACAAAGTTTGGTGCTAAAGAAGATACTGCAATTGTGCGATTGACGAGTGACTGCCCACTAATTGATTGTGATTTGGTGAGTGAAGCAATCGGTACGTATCTCAATCATGATTTTGATGCTGTAAGCCTTGGCCCACACAGTGGCTTTCCTCGAGGCTTAGATACTGCGGTATTTTCATATAAATTGCTGCAAACCACACATGAAAAGGCAACTTCAACGCCAGATCGTGAACACGTCACTTTAGGTATGTCAAAGTTTAGTTCTTACTCTAACTATGTAATTAGTGCTATGGAAGATCTTAGCCATTACCGACTAACGCTTGATGAGCAGGATGATTACACTGCAATTAAAGCTATTTATGAAAAAATGCATGGTCAAATAATATTTAGTTTCGCTGAGTTATTACTGACATTAAAGAAGTTCCCTCACCTTGCCGATATTAACAAACATGTAGAACAAAAAACCGTTTAA
- the pseI gene encoding pseudaminic acid synthase, which yields MGFKSVLNIAGHSVGHDHPCYIIAEMSANHGQCLIKAKELVHAAYESGADAIKLQTYTADTLTMDCKLPHFEATGPWKGQYLHDLYKTAYMPWDFHAELFELAAKLGLTCFSSPFDKTAVDLLSQLDAPAYKIASPELIDHQLIRDVAATGKPVIMSTGGATLPEIAEAVKVAEEAGVTELGLMKCTSTYPAPAETINLRTIPHMREAFKCPVGLSDHTLGNDVPLASVAVGACMIEKHFVLDKSDNTADSFFSMTPDELKALVHGVRQIEKAMGEVNYPTEASKARRCVYIIKDIKSGERLTTEHLRQMRPGGGEIMPKELPRLIGRTVNRDLRCGEQLAWSDLS from the coding sequence ATGGGTTTCAAAAGTGTGTTGAATATCGCTGGCCACTCTGTCGGACACGATCACCCTTGTTATATTATTGCTGAAATGTCGGCAAACCATGGGCAGTGCTTAATCAAAGCAAAAGAACTAGTGCATGCGGCATATGAATCCGGCGCTGATGCAATAAAATTGCAAACCTATACGGCAGACACCTTAACTATGGACTGCAAGTTGCCGCATTTTGAGGCCACGGGACCTTGGAAAGGTCAGTATCTTCACGATTTATACAAAACAGCTTACATGCCATGGGATTTTCATGCTGAGCTTTTCGAACTAGCCGCTAAACTTGGCTTGACATGTTTCTCATCGCCATTCGATAAAACCGCGGTAGATTTATTGAGTCAGCTGGATGCGCCGGCATATAAAATTGCGTCACCAGAATTAATCGATCATCAGTTGATCCGAGATGTTGCCGCAACAGGTAAGCCAGTAATTATGTCTACCGGAGGCGCGACACTACCAGAAATAGCTGAGGCAGTAAAAGTAGCTGAAGAGGCGGGTGTAACTGAGCTTGGGCTGATGAAATGTACGAGTACCTATCCAGCCCCTGCTGAGACGATAAATTTGCGCACAATTCCACATATGAGAGAAGCGTTTAAGTGCCCTGTAGGGCTATCCGATCATACACTTGGCAATGATGTACCTCTGGCGTCAGTCGCAGTGGGCGCATGCATGATTGAAAAGCACTTTGTGCTCGATAAAAGTGACAACACTGCTGATAGCTTTTTTTCAATGACACCAGATGAATTAAAGGCGCTAGTCCATGGCGTTAGACAGATTGAAAAAGCGATGGGTGAGGTTAATTATCCTACTGAAGCGTCAAAAGCTCGTCGCTGTGTCTACATTATAAAAGATATTAAATCAGGTGAGCGCCTGACTACTGAACATCTGAGGCAGATGCGACCCGGCGGCGGTGAAATCATGCCAAAAGAGCTACCGAGGTTAATAGGTCGGACAGTGAATAGAGATTTGCGCTGTGGTGAGCAGCTAGCATGGAGTGATTTATCGTGA
- a CDS encoding pseudaminic acid biosynthesis protein PseG, whose product MIAIRVDTLCGLGHFMRCKWLALALQACGKEVIVLVDTAVPEQLSRELKSSIKTIPFAQTQKEDAHNTLKVLSEIQEPVESVIVDSYRFDSEWELEVAKQISSIVVVDDLERAHSAKLLIDSKWCGDKTSERYASLDKKLLGPDFAMLSPAYQHCTHQERKLNRVMFSLGGGGDWHSVSDWIALLLNIAPEIEIDVILGPMAERVEALTLLANTTSRLQLIRQPTSLVPYYQSCSLFVGALGTSLYELAATNTPALTFSIAPNQDNQQSALDDLGHYFHVPELLTRKASEVVALILTLVKQSTRIIKARETAPIKVDGRGAIRVAELVLANDIRSSVTQKTLHSQEENVCQLTAQVQIRQVNDSDVNRYLAARNLPDNTWRMTITSGIDVLGHYQWWFANSRESFVMESNGKPLLYVWHQTHNIEGQEYLVGGWFAASDEVNFAHAQMVLEWQLCETAAKYPEAIWLAVINKENKFVNLLNQRAGFVSIEHDEKKMRATQQLFPNASLCEFNYVGKEVNT is encoded by the coding sequence ATGATCGCGATAAGAGTTGATACCTTATGTGGCCTTGGTCACTTTATGCGTTGTAAGTGGTTAGCGTTAGCGCTTCAAGCGTGTGGCAAAGAGGTGATAGTCCTAGTCGATACAGCCGTTCCCGAGCAGTTATCACGTGAGCTGAAGAGCAGCATAAAAACTATACCTTTTGCACAAACGCAAAAAGAAGATGCTCACAATACCTTGAAGGTACTTTCTGAGATACAAGAGCCGGTTGAAAGCGTTATCGTAGACAGCTACCGTTTTGACTCAGAATGGGAACTAGAAGTTGCGAAGCAGATTTCCTCAATTGTCGTAGTGGACGATTTAGAAAGAGCGCATAGTGCTAAGCTACTTATTGATAGCAAGTGGTGTGGTGACAAAACCAGTGAGCGCTACGCAAGCTTGGACAAAAAGCTTTTAGGCCCTGATTTTGCCATGTTGTCACCGGCATATCAACACTGCACACATCAAGAGCGTAAGCTAAATCGTGTGATGTTTTCTCTTGGCGGTGGCGGGGATTGGCATAGTGTTTCTGACTGGATAGCCTTGTTGCTAAATATAGCACCAGAAATTGAAATTGACGTTATCTTAGGGCCAATGGCTGAGAGAGTAGAGGCGTTAACTCTGCTTGCGAATACAACTTCTAGATTGCAGCTAATTCGGCAACCGACTTCTCTTGTGCCTTATTATCAAAGTTGTAGCCTATTTGTCGGAGCACTTGGTACTTCGCTTTATGAGCTGGCCGCAACCAATACGCCAGCATTGACATTTTCGATTGCACCAAATCAAGACAATCAACAAAGTGCGCTTGATGATTTAGGTCATTATTTTCATGTTCCAGAGCTCTTGACGCGAAAGGCCAGTGAGGTTGTCGCGTTAATTTTGACGTTAGTGAAACAGTCTACGCGAATAATAAAAGCGCGAGAGACTGCACCGATTAAGGTAGATGGCCGAGGGGCAATTCGAGTCGCAGAGTTGGTTTTAGCGAATGACATTAGATCTTCTGTGACACAAAAAACTTTGCATAGCCAAGAGGAAAATGTATGCCAGCTAACCGCACAGGTGCAGATCCGTCAAGTCAACGACTCAGACGTAAATAGATACCTTGCAGCGAGGAACTTACCAGATAACACTTGGCGTATGACGATTACTTCTGGTATTGACGTGCTGGGGCATTATCAGTGGTGGTTTGCTAACAGTAGAGAGTCATTTGTGATGGAGTCTAACGGCAAACCGTTACTATACGTTTGGCATCAAACTCATAACATTGAAGGGCAAGAATATCTGGTTGGTGGGTGGTTTGCAGCCTCTGATGAGGTGAACTTTGCCCACGCACAAATGGTTTTGGAGTGGCAACTCTGTGAAACCGCAGCTAAATATCCTGAAGCCATTTGGCTTGCGGTAATAAACAAAGAAAATAAGTTTGTGAATCTGCTTAACCAGCGTGCGGGCTTCGTGTCCATCGAACATGATGAAAAGAAAATGCGCGCAACGCAACAGTTGTTTCCAAACGCATCGCTCTGCGAGTTTAATTATGTTGGTAAAGAGGTAAATACATGA
- a CDS encoding class I adenylate-forming enzyme family protein: MTKSIYELFEENVKQTPKKAAVVYLEQQVSYEELNRQVLKLSAHFVRSGLTPGQRVGVFAPNGIEFVVTLLAIAKLGIAAVPLPISLKGNALITALKKTPVAMVVAWPTISKVLLDANLIEPSNLVTLGKAVSEELSWEAVQSCEKLDDLQHDVDLDAPFILTMTSGSTGQPKPIVLSQACKINRAIDATIHYYGLTKQDVILVATPMYHSLAQRGVLMPLMLGATTVVMPKFNLSQWLNAIEQYKVSFLFAVAAQLESLVAKGTSSADLSSLKCIVSSSAVLEDTTKKRLLGMLSCRFHECYGASEVGVVTDFAVSENPEQSGSVGKALPFVSLKIADDQGCEVAAGQVGEICCNTSTIFGGYLKMPDQTRAAFYVGDFFKTGDLGYVDEQGYLYYVGRKKEVISSGGINVFPQDIETVVKSVEGVEDCVAFGIKDAQLGEIVKVVIEQSQDTDLIPVIRKACLQELTDYQQPRFIERVVALPRNQMGKVLRNDVKTQFSQ; the protein is encoded by the coding sequence ATGACAAAGAGTATTTACGAGTTATTCGAAGAAAATGTTAAACAGACTCCCAAGAAAGCGGCGGTTGTCTATCTAGAGCAGCAAGTGAGCTATGAGGAGCTGAATCGACAGGTATTAAAGTTAAGTGCACACTTTGTACGGTCGGGCCTTACCCCAGGTCAACGAGTGGGTGTATTTGCGCCTAATGGCATCGAATTTGTCGTAACACTACTCGCTATTGCTAAGCTGGGAATCGCAGCTGTGCCATTACCAATTAGCCTCAAAGGTAATGCATTAATAACAGCGTTGAAGAAAACGCCGGTTGCCATGGTCGTGGCATGGCCGACGATAAGTAAAGTATTACTCGATGCCAATTTGATAGAGCCTAGTAACTTGGTGACTCTTGGTAAAGCCGTGAGTGAAGAGCTAAGTTGGGAAGCGGTTCAATCCTGTGAAAAATTAGATGACTTGCAACATGATGTTGATCTTGATGCGCCGTTTATTTTGACGATGACCTCAGGCTCCACTGGGCAGCCGAAACCAATTGTGTTAAGCCAAGCATGTAAAATAAACCGCGCCATAGATGCGACTATCCATTATTACGGTTTGACCAAACAAGATGTGATCCTGGTAGCAACACCAATGTATCACTCTTTAGCACAAAGAGGGGTGCTAATGCCGTTAATGCTTGGCGCTACAACCGTTGTCATGCCCAAGTTTAATCTTTCACAATGGCTAAATGCGATTGAACAGTATAAGGTAAGCTTTTTGTTTGCCGTAGCTGCTCAACTAGAAAGTTTGGTTGCAAAAGGTACATCTAGTGCAGATTTAAGTTCTTTGAAATGTATCGTTTCATCATCTGCTGTGCTTGAGGATACGACCAAAAAGCGTTTATTAGGGATGCTAAGCTGTCGCTTTCATGAGTGTTACGGCGCTTCAGAAGTGGGAGTGGTCACTGATTTTGCGGTTTCAGAAAATCCTGAGCAAAGTGGCAGTGTGGGCAAAGCACTGCCATTTGTCTCATTGAAAATTGCGGATGATCAAGGGTGTGAAGTCGCAGCTGGCCAAGTAGGAGAGATATGCTGTAATACTTCTACCATTTTTGGTGGTTACCTAAAAATGCCAGATCAAACTCGGGCGGCTTTTTATGTGGGAGATTTCTTTAAAACTGGAGACCTAGGTTATGTGGATGAGCAAGGATATCTCTACTACGTCGGCCGTAAAAAAGAGGTGATTTCTAGCGGTGGGATAAATGTATTCCCTCAAGATATAGAGACAGTTGTCAAATCAGTCGAAGGCGTAGAAGATTGCGTTGCGTTTGGGATAAAAGACGCGCAATTGGGCGAAATTGTGAAAGTGGTAATAGAGCAAAGCCAAGACACCGACTTAATTCCTGTAATTAGAAAAGCGTGCTTGCAAGAGCTAACTGACTATCAACAGCCTAGATTTATAGAAAGAGTAGTAGCTTTACCGAGAAACCAGATGGGAAAAGTGCTTCGCAACGACGTTAAGACACAATTTAGTCAATAG
- a CDS encoding Gfo/Idh/MocA family protein: MNNRPLQLAFIGGGNNSAVGYVHFSAAHLDNKFQVVAGAFSRDAKVNQHTAEQWNISTERTYNCWKELILAEQNAVDAFVILTPTPHHTEVLKALLARDLAVISEKSLTCGLAEAKEIEACYDPKKHFLAVTFNYSGYAMVRELKHIISNGALGEIQKIHLEMPQEGFKRPPDIAGKPSQPQSWRLKDYDVPTICLDLGVHLHHLSSYLLEVEPEATCAQFANHSEFKGLVDDVNMLLKYPNGIVGSMWMSKTAIGHRNGLSVRVYGTKGSARWFQLNPDELELNYNDGRREVLDRAGQCQYANQFRYNRMKPGHPTGFVEAFANLYSDIAGALQLHLSNQPSRSEYVFGFEQAKQGLALFEAAKRSAESGTWQQVK, translated from the coding sequence ATGAATAATAGACCATTGCAACTGGCTTTTATTGGCGGAGGTAATAACTCTGCGGTCGGCTATGTACACTTTTCAGCAGCACATTTAGATAATAAGTTTCAGGTCGTCGCGGGTGCATTTAGTCGAGACGCTAAGGTCAATCAGCACACGGCTGAGCAATGGAATATAAGTACTGAGCGTACCTATAACTGCTGGAAGGAGTTAATTTTAGCAGAGCAAAACGCGGTAGACGCTTTTGTTATTTTAACACCAACCCCTCATCACACTGAGGTGTTAAAGGCCTTATTGGCAAGAGACTTAGCCGTGATTAGTGAAAAGTCATTGACTTGTGGATTGGCTGAGGCGAAGGAAATTGAAGCTTGTTACGATCCCAAAAAACACTTTCTTGCAGTAACTTTCAACTACAGTGGTTATGCTATGGTGAGGGAGCTCAAGCATATCATTTCTAATGGTGCGCTTGGAGAAATACAAAAAATTCATCTTGAAATGCCCCAAGAAGGCTTTAAACGCCCACCAGATATCGCAGGTAAGCCTAGCCAACCTCAATCATGGCGTTTAAAAGATTACGACGTCCCCACTATCTGTCTCGATTTAGGTGTGCACCTTCACCATTTATCTAGCTATCTATTAGAAGTCGAGCCTGAAGCCACCTGCGCGCAATTTGCTAATCACTCAGAGTTCAAAGGATTAGTTGATGACGTTAATATGCTCTTGAAATACCCAAATGGTATCGTTGGCTCAATGTGGATGTCTAAAACAGCAATTGGTCATAGAAATGGTCTGTCCGTACGCGTGTATGGCACAAAAGGAAGTGCTCGCTGGTTTCAGTTAAATCCTGATGAATTAGAACTCAACTATAATGATGGGCGTCGGGAAGTGTTAGATAGAGCAGGCCAATGCCAGTATGCGAATCAATTTCGATATAATCGGATGAAACCTGGCCACCCCACCGGTTTTGTCGAGGCCTTTGCCAATTTATATAGCGATATTGCGGGAGCACTCCAATTACACTTAAGTAACCAACCCAGTCGTTCAGAGTACGTTTTTGGATTTGAGCAAGCCAAGCAAGGTTTGGCTTTATTTGAAGCCGCAAAGCGCTCTGCTGAAAGTGGTACATGGCAGCAGGTGAAGTAG
- the pseC gene encoding UDP-4-amino-4,6-dideoxy-N-acetyl-beta-L-altrosamine transaminase yields the protein MIPYGKQSIDQADIDAVIEVLQSDWLTQGPKVPEFEQKLCSYTGATYAVAVNSATSALHIACLALGVGDGDIVWTSPNSFVASSNCALYCGASVDFVDIEVSTGNMSIQALSDKLALAKQQNQLPKVVIPVHFAGQSCDMKAIHQLTVQYGFKVIEDASHAIGGSYHDKKVGCCEYSDICVFSFHPVKIITSAEGGAALTNDPTLANTMAKLRSHGITGNPDEFNEPSHGVWYYQQQDLGFNYRMTDLHASLGIAQLTKVDAFVKQRNNLANTYDTLFADSIGITPLARSESSISAYHLYVIRLESCTPDQHNFMVSALRNKGVFAHVHYIPIYLQPYYQNLGFKAGYCAEAESYYYSAITLPLYPTLTLTQQEYIVSTTEALYLECTSSDES from the coding sequence ATGATCCCATACGGAAAGCAATCAATAGACCAAGCGGATATTGACGCAGTTATCGAAGTACTGCAGTCTGACTGGTTAACACAAGGCCCTAAAGTGCCAGAGTTTGAGCAAAAACTTTGCAGTTATACCGGAGCAACTTACGCTGTTGCGGTAAACAGTGCAACATCCGCACTTCATATTGCCTGCCTTGCGCTTGGGGTTGGCGACGGTGATATTGTTTGGACCTCACCAAATTCATTTGTTGCTTCATCTAATTGCGCACTCTATTGCGGAGCAAGTGTCGATTTTGTCGATATTGAAGTCAGTACCGGTAATATGAGCATTCAAGCACTCAGTGATAAGCTAGCACTAGCAAAGCAACAAAACCAACTCCCCAAAGTAGTTATACCGGTGCATTTTGCAGGGCAATCATGCGATATGAAGGCAATCCATCAATTAACCGTGCAGTATGGTTTTAAAGTAATTGAAGACGCGTCACATGCTATTGGGGGTTCCTATCATGATAAAAAGGTGGGTTGTTGTGAGTACTCTGATATCTGCGTTTTTAGCTTTCATCCGGTAAAAATAATTACCTCGGCTGAGGGTGGTGCTGCGCTGACAAACGACCCAACGCTGGCAAATACGATGGCTAAGCTTCGCAGTCATGGTATTACTGGAAATCCAGATGAGTTTAATGAACCCAGCCATGGGGTCTGGTACTACCAACAGCAAGATTTAGGCTTTAACTACCGTATGACGGATTTACATGCGAGTTTAGGGATAGCACAGCTTACTAAGGTCGATGCATTTGTTAAGCAGCGAAATAACCTTGCTAACACGTACGATACGCTATTTGCAGATAGTATTGGGATCACACCTCTCGCGCGCTCTGAAAGCTCAATTTCTGCCTATCACTTATATGTTATTCGACTCGAAAGTTGTACGCCTGATCAGCATAACTTTATGGTCAGCGCGCTTCGGAATAAAGGCGTTTTTGCGCATGTTCATTATATTCCAATATACCTGCAGCCCTATTATCAGAATTTAGGCTTTAAGGCTGGCTATTGCGCTGAAGCTGAATCCTACTACTACAGTGCAATCACTTTACCTTTGTATCCAACCCTCACTTTAACCCAACAAGAGTACATCGTTAGCACGACTGAAGCGCTTTATCTTGAGTGTACCAGCAGTGATGAAAGCTAA
- the pseB gene encoding UDP-N-acetylglucosamine 4,6-dehydratase (inverting), with the protein MFDNKTILITGGTGSFGKKYVKTLLDRYKPKKIIIFSRDELKQFEMQQEFNQRCMRYFIGDVRDKDRLRRAMQGVDYVIHAAALKQVPAAEYNPMECIKTNINGAENVIEAALDNDVEKVIALSTDKAANPINLYGATKLASDKLFVAANNMAGGHKTRFSVVRYGNVVCSRGSVVPVFQKFIDEGKGHIPITHADMTRFWISLQQGVDFVLKNFERMLGGEIFVPKIPSIRIVDLATAMAPNVPQKIIGIRPGEKLHEVMCPQDLSFDTFEFSDHFVIAPGIKFSSRSNAFDLNALGEQGKAVQPGFEYNSLTNPVYMSVEEIKAFNLQAIL; encoded by the coding sequence ATGTTTGATAATAAAACCATATTAATAACCGGCGGCACAGGCTCTTTTGGCAAAAAATATGTCAAAACATTGTTAGATCGTTATAAGCCAAAGAAAATCATCATATTTTCGCGCGACGAGCTAAAACAGTTCGAAATGCAACAAGAGTTTAATCAACGTTGTATGCGCTACTTCATCGGCGATGTACGAGACAAAGACAGGTTGCGCCGAGCAATGCAAGGGGTTGACTATGTTATTCATGCAGCGGCGTTAAAACAGGTGCCTGCAGCTGAATACAATCCTATGGAGTGTATCAAAACCAATATCAATGGTGCCGAAAATGTGATTGAAGCTGCTTTAGATAATGACGTCGAAAAGGTAATCGCACTTTCTACCGATAAAGCAGCTAATCCAATCAACTTGTATGGCGCTACAAAATTAGCGTCAGATAAACTTTTTGTCGCCGCAAATAATATGGCTGGCGGACATAAAACTCGATTCTCTGTTGTTAGGTATGGCAATGTGGTTTGCTCAAGAGGTTCGGTGGTCCCGGTATTCCAAAAGTTTATTGATGAGGGGAAAGGTCATATTCCTATTACTCATGCAGATATGACTCGCTTTTGGATTAGTCTTCAGCAAGGCGTTGACTTCGTACTTAAGAATTTTGAGCGTATGCTTGGCGGCGAAATCTTTGTGCCAAAAATTCCATCGATTCGCATTGTTGACCTAGCAACTGCAATGGCGCCCAATGTACCTCAAAAAATTATCGGGATACGCCCTGGTGAAAAGCTTCACGAAGTAATGTGTCCTCAGGATTTAAGTTTTGATACCTTTGAATTTTCTGATCATTTTGTTATTGCTCCGGGGATCAAGTTTAGTAGCAGAAGTAACGCTTTTGACCTTAATGCGCTTGGTGAGCAAGGAAAAGCAGTGCAACCTGGGTTTGAATATAACTCTCTGACTAACCCGGTTTATATGAGCGTGGAAGAGATAAAAGCGTTTAACCTACAAGCAATATTATGA
- a CDS encoding flagellin N-terminal helical domain-containing protein, with protein sequence MKIQSQSTAFFNRTEQTTNKLNQQLASGKKVNSAADDAAALQIINRLTSQQDGYSQSIRNAYDGISYSQTADSALSGVNDAVSRIRELSIQAGNGALTDSDRQALQEEVSQLQTQISETFENTTFGGAQIFDGESRSFQVGPDANTTQSLQQTDGGFASAILSVDISTQAGAQAAIDAADTVSEDLNSQRAELGAFENAVSSTIRSASNQRENIAASQSRIQDTDYAQAVSDQVANDILSQASIALRGQANQSASSVLGLL encoded by the coding sequence ATGAAAATCCAATCACAAAGTACTGCTTTTTTTAATCGTACCGAGCAGACCACCAACAAGCTCAACCAGCAGTTGGCTTCAGGTAAGAAAGTTAATTCTGCAGCAGACGATGCTGCGGCCTTGCAGATCATTAACCGTTTGACGTCTCAGCAGGACGGCTACAGTCAATCCATTCGTAACGCATATGATGGTATCTCGTATTCGCAAACCGCCGACTCGGCATTATCTGGTGTGAATGATGCAGTTTCCCGGATTAGAGAATTATCGATTCAAGCCGGTAATGGGGCGTTGACAGATAGTGATCGTCAAGCATTGCAAGAAGAAGTATCGCAGCTGCAAACGCAAATCAGCGAAACGTTTGAAAATACCACGTTTGGCGGTGCACAAATTTTTGACGGTGAGTCTCGTAGTTTTCAGGTAGGACCCGACGCTAATACGACTCAGTCGTTACAGCAGACTGATGGTGGTTTCGCCAGCGCAATATTGAGTGTGGACATTTCGACGCAAGCGGGTGCACAAGCTGCCATTGATGCGGCAGATACAGTCTCTGAAGATTTAAACAGCCAACGTGCTGAGCTTGGTGCATTTGAAAATGCGGTATCTAGTACTATTCGCTCTGCGAGTAACCAACGTGAGAACATTGCAGCGAGCCAAAGTCGAATTCAAGACACCGATTACGCGCAAGCGGTGAGCGATCAAGTTGCCAACGATATTTTGTCGCAAGCGTCTATTGCTTTGCGTGGTCAAGCTAATCAGTCTGCATCATCGGTACTAGGTTTGTTATAA